From one Solanum stenotomum isolate F172 chromosome 12, ASM1918654v1, whole genome shotgun sequence genomic stretch:
- the LOC125848226 gene encoding putative E3 ubiquitin-protein ligase RING1a, with the protein MVNDGDDKIEGLLSPKFRSVAAMAGWDEEALLMASLVVEDTPDRLPKQKKRSDLLHFKTPPTNSRRKRRAQKRSPVSITATVLDLEDQDTAKQESEKKEAESTSIEKLDKKGDEALEEQGCSVVTSSTKNIEPESIEKADTKVAEASEEQGCSVSSSSSAAFPSIDRLREELSCAICLEICFEPSTTPCGHSFCKKCLRSAADKCGKKCPKCRQLISNGRSCTVNTVLWNTIQLLFPKEVETRKAAADLSNREAKRQSPVRAVATHSNVTSSRTTRVLLLNSPESGPSSQERRNSHAMRRQSARASGMPSRNRDISSRRELPSQDGDAALALRMQREEFMESFRTRSSADEQYRSSLALARANLRAMASRAINIRVRGGRGS; encoded by the exons ATGGTGAACGATGGAGATGATAAAATTGAAGGGCTGTTGAGCCCCAAGTTCCGATCGGTGGCTGCTATGGCTGGTTGGGATGAAGAGGCTCTTCTCATGGCTAGTCTTGTTGTTGAAGACACACCCGATCGCCTTCCTAAACAAAAGAAACGTTCTGATTTGCTGCATTTCAAGACTCCCCCAACAAATTCTAGAAG GAAAAGAAGGGCTCAGAAAAGGAGCCCTGTATCCATAACTGCAACTGTTCTTGATCTCGAAGACCAAGACACTGCAAAGCAAG AAAGCGAGAAAAAGGAGGCGGAATCAACATCCATTGAGAAATTAGACAAGAAAGGAGATGAGGCATTGGAAGAACAGGGTTGTTCTGTTGTTACATCTTCTACTAAGAATATAGAACCAGAATCAATTGAGAAAGCAGACACTAAAGTAGCTGAAGCATCGGAGGAACAGGGGTGttctgtttcttcttcttcttctgcagcATTTCCCTCCATTGATCGACTTCGTGAAGAGCTTTCTTGTGCT ATTTGTTTGGAGATCTGTTTCGAACCGAGTACCACTCCTTGTGGTCACAG TTTTTGTAAGAAGTGTTTGCGATCTGCTGCTGATAAATGTGGAAAGAAATGTCCCAAGTGCAGGCAGCTTATCAG CAATGGTAGATCATGCACTGTAAATACAGTACTTTGGAATACAATTCAACTGTTGTTTCCCAAAGAAGTAGAAACAAGAAAAGCAGCTGCAGATTTGAGTAATAGAGAAGCTAAACGTCAAAGTCCAGTAAGAGCTGTTGCTACTCATTCTAACGTCACTAGCAGCAGAACGACAAGAGTCCTGCTACTTAACAGTCCAGAATCTGGTCCTAGTAGTCAAGAAAGAAGGAATTCTCACGCCATGAGAAGACAAAGTGCCCGAGCTTCTGGAATGCCAAGCAGAAATCGAGACATTAGCTCGAGGAGGGAGTTACCAAGTCAGGATGGGGATGCTGCATTGGCGCTAAGAATGCAGAGAGAGGAGTTCATGGAATCCTTCAGGACAAGAAGTTCTGCTGATGAGCAGTACAGGAGCTCTCTTGCTCTTGCCAGAGCAAATTTGAGGGCCATGGCATCAAGAGCCATTAACATTCGTGTTAGAGGAGGCCGTGGCTCATAA
- the LOC125847215 gene encoding uncharacterized protein LOC125847215 isoform X2, producing MKWMGGNVSQNMQGCRAKFRVIALVLLAICIGLAGLYSMLKPISNGCTMTYMYPTYIPVPTPKNVSSMKYGLHLYHEGWRKIDFNDHLKTLSGVPVLFIPGNGGSYKQVRSVAAESDRAYQGGPLEHSFYQEASLTLREGVDFDVTSTPLPYQYTSMLDWFAVDLEGEHSAMDGRILEEHTDYVVYAIHRILDHYKESHDARVKEGAAVSRSPPRSVILVGHSMGGFVARAAIVHPHLRKSAVETVLTLSSPHQSPPLALQPSLGQYYARVNHEWRKGYEVQTSSSGHHLSDPLLSHVVVVSISGGYHDYQVRSNLQSLDGIVPPTHGFMISSTSMKNVWLSMEHQVILWCNQLVVQVSHTLLSLIDQGTGQPISDVRKRLAIFTKMLHSGIPPNFNWLKQPQLPHIPIVDGEAESGSQAHRLYSCPNNIHWSDDALERDLYIETTTVTVLAMDGRRRWLDIEKLGSNGKNHFVFVTNLSPCSGVRLHLWPEKGTSVSTLPINKRVLEVTSKMVQIPSGPAPRQVEPGTQTEQAPPSAVFWLHPEDMRGFRYLTISVAPRLAVSGRPPPATSMGVGQFFKPEDGETALSSGSLIRSMFSLQEMILNEDHPLALNLSFSVSLGLMPVTLSVKTTGCGIRKSEFTADETGEMEIDRLCKLRCFPPVALAWDVTSGLHIFPNLFSETILVDSSPALWTSSLGSEKTNVILLIDPHCSYKTSVGVNVTAAAKRFSLLYFPQITGFAIAVVFFALMRQARQWELDLPIPSLLTAVESNLRMPLPFLCLALLPILFALVLSCLISLPLPPAISFISVSTICYLCANGVVAVLISASQLLFYVSASLHVFIKKRSQTREHNFSSLFTAFLSSKVVRIMRFNPLFDMTLVSLTLVCFAHPALGLLLLVISHAVCCHNSLSSHTQTKELIESGNRRQSGSEQFIPQYDGEINSDVPQKESNSSSPDSVKSYGDTQLEIFNHRHGLLVLHLLAMLMFVPSLIAWIQRMGIGQSLPWFLDSVLCIGVLLHGVCDSKPEFNFFFFPFPGIQRWEINLSFGYLLGGYFSYICGLALAPYRTFYPMAAIGFISCAFRIIEKRSREKGEMYHHRRKHSHKH from the exons ATGAAGTGGATGGGCGGTAACGTGAGCCAAAACATGCAAGGCTGTAGAGCGAAATTTAGAGTGATTGCGTTGGTTCTACTTGCTATATGTATAGGTTTAGCTGGTCTTTATAGCATGCTAAAACCCATATCTAATGGTTGTACCATGACATACATGTATCCTACTTACATCCCTGTTCCTACACCGAAAAATGTGTCGTCCATGAAGTACGGATTACATCTATACCATGAAGGATGGAGAAAGATTGATTTCAATGATCATCTTAAAACACTTAGTGGGGTTCCTGTTCTTTTTATCCCTGGCAATGGTGGAAGCTACAAACAG GTGAGATCTGTGGCTGCAGAATCTGATAGGGCTTATCAAGGAGGTCCTCTTGAACACAGCTTTTACCAAGAAGCCTCTCTAACTCTCAGAGAGGgagtagattttgatgtcaccAGCACTCCTTTACCCTATCAATACACATCCATGCTTGACTGGTTTGCTGTGGATCTTGAAGGTGAACATTCTGCAATGGATGGTCGAATTCTTGAAGAACACACAGATTATGTTGTATATGCCATTCACAGG ATATTGGATCATTATAAAGAGTCCCACGATGCACGAGTTAAGGAAGGTGCTGCTGTGTCTAGGAGTCCTCCGAGAAGTGTGATATTGGTTGGTCATTCCATGGGTGGTTTTGTTGCTAGAGCTGCGATTGTCCACCCACATTTAAGGAAATCTGCTGTTGAAACTGTTCTGACACTTTCGTCTCCACACCA GTCGCCTCCTCTGGCTCTGCAGCCATCACTTGGTCAATATTATGCACGAGTAAATCACGAATGGAGGAAAGGATACGAGGTCCAAACTTCTAGTTCAGGGCATCATCTGTCTGATCCACTACTCTctcatgttgttgttgtctcCATTTCTGGTGGTTACCATGATTACCAG GTCCGATCAAATTTACAATCACTTGATGGTATTGTGCCTCCTACCCATGGCTTTATGATTAGTAGCACAAGCATGAAAAATGTGTGGTTGTCTATGGAGCACCAGGTTATCTTGTGGTGTAATCAGCTTGTTGTCCAA GTATCACATACTCTTCTCAGTCTGATAGACCAGGGGACTGGTCAACCTATATCTGATGTTCGAAAAAGGCTGGCAATCTTCACAAAAATGCTTCACAGTGGGATACCTCCAAATTTTAATTGGTTAAAGCAGCCACAGCTGCCTCATATACCAATTGTAGATGGAGAAGCTGAATCTG GATCTCAAGCACATAGACTGTATTCTTGCCCTAATAACATCCATTGGAGTGATGATGCACTTGAAAGAGATTTATACATCGAGACAACCACAGTTACAGTTTTAGCAATGGACGGGAGAAGGCGGTGGTTGGACATTGAGAAGTTG GGGTCTAATGGCAAAAACCATTTTGTTTTTGTCACAAATCTTTCTCCATGTTCTGGTGTACGACTGCACCTTTGGCCTGAGAAAGGAACTTCAGTTTCCACTTTGCCGATTAATAAACGGGTTTTAGAAGTTACATCAAAGATGGTGCAAATTCCATCTGGACCAGCTCCAAGGCAG GTTGAACCAGGTACTCAGACTGAGCAGGCACCTCCTTCTGCTGTATTTTGGCTGCACCCAGAGGATATGCGTGGTTTCAGATATCTGACTATCTCAGTGGCACCTCGCCTG GCTGTTTCAGGAAGACCTCCACCAGCCACTTCCATGGGAGTTGGGCAATTTTTTAAACCAGAGGACGGGGAAACAGCCTTATCTTCTGGGTCGTTGATTCGGTCTATGTTTTCTTTACAG GAGATGATATTGAATGAGGATCATCCTCTTGCACTCAATCTGTCTTTCTCTGTTAGCTTGGGTCTCATGCCTGTGACATTGTCTGTCAAAACAACTGGTTGTGGAATAAGAAAGTCAGAGTTCACTGCTGATGAAACTGGAGAGATGGAAATTGACA GGCTGTGTAAACTTCGCTGTTTCCCTCCTGTAGCACTTGCTTGGGATGTCACGTCTGGTCTTCATATTTTCCCTAATCTGTTCTCAGAAACAATTCTTGTGGATTCCTCTCCAGCACTCTGGACTTCTAGCCTAGGGTCAGAAAAGACCAACGTTATATTGCTG ATTGATCCACATTGTTCGTACAAAACAAGTGTTGGTGTTAATGTAACCGCTGCAGCTAAAAGATTTTCGCTTTTATATTTCCCTCAG ATTACTGGTTTTGCAATTGCTGTTGTCTTTTTTGCTTTAATGCGGCAAGCACGGCAATGGGAGCTTGACCTGCCTATACCTTCACTCCTTACAGCGGTGGAATCAAATTTGCGGATGCCATTGCCCTTTCTATGTTTGGCCCTGCTGCCTATCTTATTTGCTCTAGTACTTTCCTGCCTCATTTCTCTACCTCTTCCTCCAGCCATAAGTTTCATCTCTGTCTCAACAATCTGTTACTTATGTGCAAATGGAGTGGTGGCTGTGCTGATATCTGCCTCCCAATTGTTATTCTACGTTAGTGCATCTTTACATGTATTCATCAAGAAACG GTCGCAAACACGGGAACAtaacttttcttctcttttcactGCCTTCCTGTCATCCAAG GTAGTCAGGATCATGAGATTCAATCCATTGTTTGATATGACGCTTGTCTCTTTGACCCTAGTGTGCTTCGCTCATCCAGCATTGGGTCTTCTTTTGCTGGTCATTTCTCATGCTGTGTGCTGCCACAATTCCCTGTCCAG CCATACCCAGACTAAGGAGTTAATAGAATCTGGGAACAGACGTCAGAGTGGATCGGAGCAGTTCATACCCCAGTATGATGGTGAAATCAACTCGGATGTTCCTCAGAAGGAGAGTAATTCCAGTAGTCCGGACTCAGTAAAAAGCTATGGTGACACCCAATTAGAGATCTTCAATCATCGGCATGGCTTGCTTGTATTACACTTGCTTGCAATGCTGATGTTTGTCCCTTCACTTATTGCGTGGATCCAg AGAATGGGGATCGGTCAGAGCTTGCCGTGGTTCTTGGATTCTGTACTTTGCATAGGTGTTTTGCTGCATGGTGTATGTGACTCAAAGCCGGagttcaacttcttcttctttccttttccgGGCATCCAAAGATGGGAGATAAACCTGAGCTTTGGCTATCTTCTTGGTGGATACTTTTCCTATATTTGTGGCTTAGCCTTGGCTCCTTACAGAACATTTTACCCCATGGCTGCCATTGGGTTTATATCATGTGCTTTTAGGATCATAGAGAAGAGAAGTAGGGAAAAAGGGGAAATGTACCATCATCGTAGGAAACACTCTCATAAACACTAA
- the LOC125847215 gene encoding uncharacterized protein LOC125847215 isoform X1, whose translation MKWMGGNVSQNMQGCRAKFRVIALVLLAICIGLAGLYSMLKPISNGCTMTYMYPTYIPVPTPKNVSSMKYGLHLYHEGWRKIDFNDHLKTLSGVPVLFIPGNGGSYKQVRSVAAESDRAYQGGPLEHSFYQEASLTLREGVDFDVTSTPLPYQYTSMLDWFAVDLEGEHSAMDGRILEEHTDYVVYAIHRILDHYKESHDARVKEGAAVSRSPPRSVILVGHSMGGFVARAAIVHPHLRKSAVETVLTLSSPHQSPPLALQPSLGQYYARVNHEWRKGYEVQTSSSGHHLSDPLLSHVVVVSISGGYHDYQVRSNLQSLDGIVPPTHGFMISSTSMKNVWLSMEHQVILWCNQLVVQVSHTLLSLIDQGTGQPISDVRKRLAIFTKMLHSGIPPNFNWLKQPQLPHIPIVDGEAESGSQAHRLYSCPNNIHWSDDALERDLYIETTTVTVLAMDGRRRWLDIEKLGSNGKNHFVFVTNLSPCSGVRLHLWPEKGTSVSTLPINKRVLEVTSKMVQIPSGPAPRQVEPGTQTEQAPPSAVFWLHPEDMRGFRYLTISVAPRLAVSGRPPPATSMGVGQFFKPEDGETALSSGSLIRSMFSLQEMILNEDHPLALNLSFSVSLGLMPVTLSVKTTGCGIRKSEFTADETGEMEIDRLCKLRCFPPVALAWDVTSGLHIFPNLFSETILVDSSPALWTSSLGSEKTNVILLIDPHCSYKTSVGVNVTAAAKRFSLLYFPQITGFAIAVVFFALMRQARQWELDLPIPSLLTAVESNLRMPLPFLCLALLPILFALVLSCLISLPLPPAISFISVSTICYLCANGVVAVLISASQLLFYVSASLHVFIKKRSQTREHNFSSLFTAFLSSKVVRIMRFNPLFDMTLVSLTLVCFAHPALGLLLLVISHAVCCHNSLSSFLMASFHSHTQTKELIESGNRRQSGSEQFIPQYDGEINSDVPQKESNSSSPDSVKSYGDTQLEIFNHRHGLLVLHLLAMLMFVPSLIAWIQRMGIGQSLPWFLDSVLCIGVLLHGVCDSKPEFNFFFFPFPGIQRWEINLSFGYLLGGYFSYICGLALAPYRTFYPMAAIGFISCAFRIIEKRSREKGEMYHHRRKHSHKH comes from the exons ATGAAGTGGATGGGCGGTAACGTGAGCCAAAACATGCAAGGCTGTAGAGCGAAATTTAGAGTGATTGCGTTGGTTCTACTTGCTATATGTATAGGTTTAGCTGGTCTTTATAGCATGCTAAAACCCATATCTAATGGTTGTACCATGACATACATGTATCCTACTTACATCCCTGTTCCTACACCGAAAAATGTGTCGTCCATGAAGTACGGATTACATCTATACCATGAAGGATGGAGAAAGATTGATTTCAATGATCATCTTAAAACACTTAGTGGGGTTCCTGTTCTTTTTATCCCTGGCAATGGTGGAAGCTACAAACAG GTGAGATCTGTGGCTGCAGAATCTGATAGGGCTTATCAAGGAGGTCCTCTTGAACACAGCTTTTACCAAGAAGCCTCTCTAACTCTCAGAGAGGgagtagattttgatgtcaccAGCACTCCTTTACCCTATCAATACACATCCATGCTTGACTGGTTTGCTGTGGATCTTGAAGGTGAACATTCTGCAATGGATGGTCGAATTCTTGAAGAACACACAGATTATGTTGTATATGCCATTCACAGG ATATTGGATCATTATAAAGAGTCCCACGATGCACGAGTTAAGGAAGGTGCTGCTGTGTCTAGGAGTCCTCCGAGAAGTGTGATATTGGTTGGTCATTCCATGGGTGGTTTTGTTGCTAGAGCTGCGATTGTCCACCCACATTTAAGGAAATCTGCTGTTGAAACTGTTCTGACACTTTCGTCTCCACACCA GTCGCCTCCTCTGGCTCTGCAGCCATCACTTGGTCAATATTATGCACGAGTAAATCACGAATGGAGGAAAGGATACGAGGTCCAAACTTCTAGTTCAGGGCATCATCTGTCTGATCCACTACTCTctcatgttgttgttgtctcCATTTCTGGTGGTTACCATGATTACCAG GTCCGATCAAATTTACAATCACTTGATGGTATTGTGCCTCCTACCCATGGCTTTATGATTAGTAGCACAAGCATGAAAAATGTGTGGTTGTCTATGGAGCACCAGGTTATCTTGTGGTGTAATCAGCTTGTTGTCCAA GTATCACATACTCTTCTCAGTCTGATAGACCAGGGGACTGGTCAACCTATATCTGATGTTCGAAAAAGGCTGGCAATCTTCACAAAAATGCTTCACAGTGGGATACCTCCAAATTTTAATTGGTTAAAGCAGCCACAGCTGCCTCATATACCAATTGTAGATGGAGAAGCTGAATCTG GATCTCAAGCACATAGACTGTATTCTTGCCCTAATAACATCCATTGGAGTGATGATGCACTTGAAAGAGATTTATACATCGAGACAACCACAGTTACAGTTTTAGCAATGGACGGGAGAAGGCGGTGGTTGGACATTGAGAAGTTG GGGTCTAATGGCAAAAACCATTTTGTTTTTGTCACAAATCTTTCTCCATGTTCTGGTGTACGACTGCACCTTTGGCCTGAGAAAGGAACTTCAGTTTCCACTTTGCCGATTAATAAACGGGTTTTAGAAGTTACATCAAAGATGGTGCAAATTCCATCTGGACCAGCTCCAAGGCAG GTTGAACCAGGTACTCAGACTGAGCAGGCACCTCCTTCTGCTGTATTTTGGCTGCACCCAGAGGATATGCGTGGTTTCAGATATCTGACTATCTCAGTGGCACCTCGCCTG GCTGTTTCAGGAAGACCTCCACCAGCCACTTCCATGGGAGTTGGGCAATTTTTTAAACCAGAGGACGGGGAAACAGCCTTATCTTCTGGGTCGTTGATTCGGTCTATGTTTTCTTTACAG GAGATGATATTGAATGAGGATCATCCTCTTGCACTCAATCTGTCTTTCTCTGTTAGCTTGGGTCTCATGCCTGTGACATTGTCTGTCAAAACAACTGGTTGTGGAATAAGAAAGTCAGAGTTCACTGCTGATGAAACTGGAGAGATGGAAATTGACA GGCTGTGTAAACTTCGCTGTTTCCCTCCTGTAGCACTTGCTTGGGATGTCACGTCTGGTCTTCATATTTTCCCTAATCTGTTCTCAGAAACAATTCTTGTGGATTCCTCTCCAGCACTCTGGACTTCTAGCCTAGGGTCAGAAAAGACCAACGTTATATTGCTG ATTGATCCACATTGTTCGTACAAAACAAGTGTTGGTGTTAATGTAACCGCTGCAGCTAAAAGATTTTCGCTTTTATATTTCCCTCAG ATTACTGGTTTTGCAATTGCTGTTGTCTTTTTTGCTTTAATGCGGCAAGCACGGCAATGGGAGCTTGACCTGCCTATACCTTCACTCCTTACAGCGGTGGAATCAAATTTGCGGATGCCATTGCCCTTTCTATGTTTGGCCCTGCTGCCTATCTTATTTGCTCTAGTACTTTCCTGCCTCATTTCTCTACCTCTTCCTCCAGCCATAAGTTTCATCTCTGTCTCAACAATCTGTTACTTATGTGCAAATGGAGTGGTGGCTGTGCTGATATCTGCCTCCCAATTGTTATTCTACGTTAGTGCATCTTTACATGTATTCATCAAGAAACG GTCGCAAACACGGGAACAtaacttttcttctcttttcactGCCTTCCTGTCATCCAAG GTAGTCAGGATCATGAGATTCAATCCATTGTTTGATATGACGCTTGTCTCTTTGACCCTAGTGTGCTTCGCTCATCCAGCATTGGGTCTTCTTTTGCTGGTCATTTCTCATGCTGTGTGCTGCCACAATTCCCTGTCCAG TTTTTTGATGGCTTCATTTCACAGCCATACCCAGACTAAGGAGTTAATAGAATCTGGGAACAGACGTCAGAGTGGATCGGAGCAGTTCATACCCCAGTATGATGGTGAAATCAACTCGGATGTTCCTCAGAAGGAGAGTAATTCCAGTAGTCCGGACTCAGTAAAAAGCTATGGTGACACCCAATTAGAGATCTTCAATCATCGGCATGGCTTGCTTGTATTACACTTGCTTGCAATGCTGATGTTTGTCCCTTCACTTATTGCGTGGATCCAg AGAATGGGGATCGGTCAGAGCTTGCCGTGGTTCTTGGATTCTGTACTTTGCATAGGTGTTTTGCTGCATGGTGTATGTGACTCAAAGCCGGagttcaacttcttcttctttccttttccgGGCATCCAAAGATGGGAGATAAACCTGAGCTTTGGCTATCTTCTTGGTGGATACTTTTCCTATATTTGTGGCTTAGCCTTGGCTCCTTACAGAACATTTTACCCCATGGCTGCCATTGGGTTTATATCATGTGCTTTTAGGATCATAGAGAAGAGAAGTAGGGAAAAAGGGGAAATGTACCATCATCGTAGGAAACACTCTCATAAACACTAA
- the LOC125849293 gene encoding probable carboxylesterase 16 — protein sequence MPSVAVKLYSVFFKFMLKHRLQNRTQIPADDANAATSFGVTSRPDEESTAASNPLFTDGVATKDIHIDPTTSVSIRIFLPETSLGSPDSDLRAQPKSRAKASRPDSLTGSDLRRSSYGAATTDNVTDYHNRNSFNHRRNSHGGNVDDLALKSENGVYRGYAPAGKNCRKLPVMLQFHGGGFVSGSNDSVSNDFFCRRIAKLCDVIVLAVGYRLSPENRYPAAFEDGLKALHWLAKQANLAECSKSLGNRRGGADVKKSDSHGHIADAFGASMAEPWLAAHGDPSRCVLLGVSCGGNIADYVARKAVEAGNLLDPVKVVAQVLMYPFFIGNVPTHSEIKLANSYFYDKTMCVLAWKLFLPEGEFDLDHPAANPLVAGRGGPPLKRMPPTLTIIAEHDWMKDRAIAYSEELRKVNVDAPVLEYKDAVHEFATLDMLLKTPQAQACAEDIAIWVKKHISLRGHEFSY from the exons ATGCCAAGCGTGGCCGTGAAATTATACAGTGTTTTCTTCAAGTTTATGTTAAAGCATCGGTTGCAGAACCGAACCCAAATCCCCGCTGATGACGCCAATGCCGCAACTTCTTTCGGCGTTACCTCACGTCCTGATGAGGAATCTACTGCAGCTTCAAATCCTCTTTTCACCGACGGCGTTGCCACCAAGGATATACATATAGATCCCACCACCTCTGTTTCTATCAGAATCTTTCTTCCAGAGACCTCCCTTGGCTCTCCTGATTCTGATTTAAGGGCACAACCTAAATCTAGGGCTAAAGCTTCAAGACCCGATTCTCTCACAGGATCCGATCTACGTAGAAGCAGCTATGGTGCTGCTACAACTGATAATGTCACCGACTATCATAATAGAAATAGTTTCAATCATAGGAGAAATAGCCACGGAGGCAATGTGGATGATCTCGCTTTGAAATCTGAAAATGGGGTTTATAGAGGATATGCTCCCGCCGGTAAAAATTGCAGGAAGTTGCCGGTGATGTTACAATTCCATGGTGGGGGATTTGTGAGTGGGAGCAATGATTCggtttcaaatgattttttctgtagAAGAATTGCAAAGCTTTGTGATGTCATTGTTTTGGCAGTTGGATACAGGTTATCACCTGAGAATAGATACCCAGCTGCATTTGAGGATGGGTTGAAAGCTCTGCATTGGCTGGCGAAGCAGGCCAATTTGGCTGAATGCAGCAAGTCATTGGGCAACAGACGTGGAGGAGCAGATGTGAAAAAATCTGATTCTCACGGACACATAGCGGATGCCTTTGGAGCATCAATGGCGGAGCCTTGGTTGGCTGCTCATGGAGATCCGTCGAG GTGTGTTCTCCTTGGAGTGAGTTGTGGGGGAAACATAGCTGATTATGTGGCCCGGAAGGCAGTAGAAGCAGGCAACCTTTTGGACCCAGTCAAGGTGGTGGCACAGGTCTTGATGTATCCATTTTTCATTGGCAATGTTCCAACTCATTCTGAGATAAAGTTAGCTAATTCCTATTTCTATGACAAGACGATGTGCGTACTTGCCTGGAAACTATTTTTACCTGAAGGAGAGTTTGACTTGGATCACCCTGCTGCCAACCCACTCGTCGCTGGTAGAGGAGGACCTCCATTAAAACGAATGCCCCCAACATTGACAATTATAGCAGAGCATGACTGGATGAAAGATCGGGCTATTGCTTATTCAGAGGAACTCCGGAAAGTAAATGTTGATGCTCCTGTACTTGAATATAAGGATGCTGTTCACGAGTTTGCAACTCTTGACATGCTTCTCAAGACCCCTCAGGCTCAGGCTTGTGCTGAGGATATTGCCATCTGGGTAAAGAAGCACATTTCACTCCGAGGTCATGAGTTTTCATATTGA
- the LOC125849294 gene encoding serine/threonine protein phosphatase 2A 57 kDa regulatory subunit B' theta isoform-like translates to MIKQILNRLPRKPSKSAENRDGGSSTSPSNASTSSRSSDLSTAQSGNSSATTVSGVTSSTLGPNHGNRLLQAANAKVNGSAVCETLPSFKDVPTAEKQTLFIKKLNLCCVLFDFTDPTKHLKEKDIKRQTLVELVDYLSSVNVKFTETVIQEIVKMVSSNLFRPLTSQPRENKVLEAFDLEDDEPLMDPAWPHLQIVYEFFLRFVASPETDAKLSKRYVDHSFVLRLLDLFDSEDPREREFLKTVLHRIYGKFMVHRPFIRKSINNIFYRFIFETEKHNGIAELLEILGSIINGFALPLKEEHKLFLVRALIPLHKPKCVHMYHQQLSYCITQFVEKDCKLADTVIRGLLKYWPITSSSKEVVFLGELEEVLEATQPPEFQRCMVPLFHQISRCLSSSHFQVAERALFLWNNNHVENLIKQNREVILPIIFPALEKNARGHWNQAVQNLTLNVRKIFSDIDSELFEECLRKFEEDKAQEEEVKRKREITWKRLEELAGMKAASNEAVLVSHKTTPHSPSG, encoded by the exons ATGATCAAACAAATACTCAATAGGCTCCCTAGAAAGCCTTCCAAGTCAGCAGAAAATCGTGATGGAGGAAGCTCTACATCACCGTCAAATGCTTCAACTAGTTCTAGAAGCAGTGATTTGTCTACTGCGCAGTCAGGAAATTCAAGTGCCACTACTGTTTCAGGAGTCACTTCTTCGACTCTGGGACCGAATCATGGAAATAGGCTACTGCAGGCGGCAAATGCTAAGGTGAATGGAAGTGCAGTGTGTGAGACCTTGCCTAGTTTTAAAGATGTACCAACTGCTGAAAAGCAAACATTGTTCATTAAAAAACTGAACTTGTGCTGTGTATTATTTGACTTTACTGACCCAACAAAACACTTGAAAGAAAAAGACATCAAGCGGCAGACATTAGTGGAGCTTGTTGATTATCTTAGTTCTGTGAATGTAAAATTCACAGAAACTGTCATTCAAGAAATAGTTAAAATGGTATCGTCAAATCTGTTCAGGCCTCTTACTTCTCAACCTCGTGAAAACAAAGTATTGGAAGCTTTTGACTTAGAAGATGACGAACCCTTGATGGATCCTGCATGGCCACATCTGCAAATTGTGTATGAGTTCTTTCTCAGATTTGTGGCATCGCCGGAGACAGATGCAAAATTGTCTAAGCGATACGTTGATCACTCTTTTGTTCTAAGGTTATTAGATCTCTTTGATTCAGAAGATCCAAGAGAAAGGGAGTTCTTGAAGACGGTTCTGCACCGCATATATGGAAAATTCATGGTGCACCGCCCTTTTATTAGGaaatcaatcaacaatataTTTTACCGGTTTATCTTTGAAACTGAGAAGCATAATGGAATAGCAGAACTTTTAGAAATTTTGGGCAGTATAATCAATGGATTTGCACTTCCACTGAAGGAAGAGCACAAGTTGTTCCTTGTTCGAGCTCTTATTCCACTTCATAAACCAAAGTGCGTACACATGTATCATCAGCAGTTATCTTACTGCATAACACAATTTGTGGAGAAGGACTGCAAGCTCGCTGATACTGTCATAAGAGGTTTGTTGAAATATTGGCCTATCACAAGCAGTTCCAAGGAAGTAGTGTTCTTAGGTGAGCTGGAGGAGGTTCTAGAAGCAACTCAGCCTCCAGAATTCCAGCGTTGTATGGTGCCTTTGTTTCATCAGATCAGTCGTTGTTTGAGCAGTTCGCACTTTCAG gtggctgaGAGGGCCTTGTTCCTATGGAACAATAATCATGTTGAGAACCTAATCAAGCAAAATCGTGAAGTTATACTGCCGATAATCTTCCCTGCCTTGGAGAAGAATGCTAGAGGTCACTGGAATCAGGCGGTGCAAAACTTGACATTAAATGTCCGCAAGATCTTCTCTGATATCGATTCTGAACTCTTTGAAGAGTGTTTGCGGAAATTCGAAGAAGACAAGGCCCAAGAAGAGGAGGTAAAGAGGAAACGTGAAATTACTTGGAAACGGTTAGAGGAGCTTGCTGGAATGAAAGCTGCAAGCAATGAGGCAGTGCTAGTTTCTCATAAGACAACGCCTCATTCACCATCTGGCTAG